The following proteins come from a genomic window of Companilactobacillus pabuli:
- a CDS encoding 1,4-dihydroxy-2-naphthoate polyprenyltransferase, translating to MKPSVFFELVEIKAKTASVFPFLMGTLYSYYHWHSINALDLVLFFIAMFLFNMAVDINDNYWDYKNATGDDFRQKTNVIGVHNLNIHLVGWLDFSFTVIAAIIGLFIVYRTGLPLLYLGLFSFAVGFCYAGGPFPINRGPLGEFFSGFTMGYVIYLIAIYINVVNNPLVDLNFKFYGDALLSSLLTVFAISNLLLANNIADQKEDIGLGRKTLVYYLGKNNSIFILKWLYVLGYLALFCSVLLGLLPKLMLLTFLIIPIVYKNAKAFSNNPIKKKTFPLIIKNLLLITLTQTVTFILGVIFKL from the coding sequence TTGAAACCATCTGTTTTTTTCGAACTAGTTGAAATCAAAGCCAAAACGGCTAGCGTCTTCCCATTTCTGATGGGGACGTTGTATTCATATTATCACTGGCACTCAATTAACGCTCTTGATTTGGTCTTATTTTTCATTGCTATGTTCTTATTCAATATGGCCGTCGATATCAATGACAATTACTGGGATTACAAAAATGCCACTGGTGACGACTTCCGTCAAAAGACTAATGTCATTGGTGTTCATAATCTAAACATCCATTTAGTCGGTTGGCTTGATTTTTCTTTCACCGTTATAGCGGCTATCATTGGCCTCTTCATCGTTTACCGGACTGGATTGCCCTTACTTTACTTAGGACTATTTTCATTCGCAGTCGGCTTCTGTTACGCTGGCGGACCTTTTCCTATTAATCGTGGACCTTTAGGAGAATTCTTCTCTGGTTTTACGATGGGATATGTAATTTACTTGATTGCTATCTATATTAACGTCGTCAACAATCCACTCGTAGATTTAAACTTTAAATTCTACGGTGATGCTTTGCTATCTTCACTTTTGACCGTCTTTGCTATTTCTAATCTTTTATTGGCTAACAACATTGCCGACCAAAAAGAAGATATCGGATTAGGCAGAAAAACTCTGGTCTATTATCTTGGCAAAAACAATTCAATTTTCATTCTAAAATGGCTCTATGTCCTAGGTTACTTAGCATTATTCTGTTCTGTTTTACTCGGATTATTACCAAAATTAATGCTCTTAACTTTCTTAATTATTCCGATAGTATATAAAAATGCCAAAGCTTTCAGCAATAATCCTATCAAAAAGAAGACTTTCCCTTTGATTATCAAAAATCTCTTGCTGATAACTTTGACACAAACAGTTACCTTTATTTTAGGCGTTATTTTTAAGCTTTAA
- a CDS encoding polyprenyl synthetase family protein, whose product MANSIWKSYPKLGEKLDLTTDFIHQEVKIQNLDISKMIVDLTSGGKMLRPAFFLLFSDFGTTKKTTQELIPLAASIEILHVATLIHDDVIDDSPLRRSRPTIHTKYGRRNAIYAGDYLFTLYFELISKNLQHNTDILLNALSMKKILVGELDQMLINFNVEATTDMYFKEISGKTAELFSLSAKMGAIFSNSSQEIVERCQNIGHDIGMAFQIIDDILDFSSTSQTGKPVHEDLKNGVYSLPYILGLEAKNQKLITILSKNHLDDADDRMAMQIVLDDGYLDQAKQIARKFTDRAVVEIEKLPKNHNQVILKNVVKKLINRIK is encoded by the coding sequence ATGGCGAACTCAATTTGGAAAAGTTACCCTAAATTAGGGGAAAAATTGGATCTAACGACTGATTTTATTCACCAAGAAGTTAAGATTCAAAATCTAGATATTAGTAAAATGATTGTCGATTTAACCTCAGGCGGGAAGATGTTACGTCCGGCATTTTTCTTGCTGTTCAGTGATTTTGGCACTACTAAGAAAACGACGCAAGAGTTGATTCCTTTAGCGGCATCAATAGAAATCTTGCACGTAGCAACTTTGATTCACGATGATGTGATCGATGATTCGCCGTTGCGCCGTAGTCGTCCTACAATTCACACTAAGTACGGACGGAGAAATGCAATTTACGCTGGAGATTATTTATTTACACTTTATTTTGAATTAATTTCAAAAAACTTGCAGCACAACACAGATATTTTGTTGAATGCCCTGAGTATGAAGAAGATTCTGGTCGGAGAGTTGGATCAAATGTTGATCAACTTTAATGTTGAGGCCACTACCGATATGTATTTTAAAGAAATTTCAGGAAAAACAGCTGAATTATTCAGTCTCAGTGCCAAAATGGGAGCCATTTTTAGTAATAGTAGTCAGGAAATCGTTGAACGTTGTCAAAATATCGGTCATGATATCGGTATGGCTTTTCAAATTATTGATGACATATTGGATTTCAGTTCGACTTCTCAAACTGGAAAACCAGTTCATGAAGATTTGAAAAATGGTGTCTATTCGTTACCTTATATTTTGGGATTAGAAGCTAAGAATCAAAAATTGATTACCATTTTATCGAAGAATCATTTAGACGATGCAGATGACCGAATGGCGATGCAAATAGTATTAGATGATGGTTATTTAGACCAAGCTAAGCAGATTGCTCGTAAGTTTACAGATCGAGCTGTTGTAGAAATTGAAAAATTACCAAAGAATCATAATCAAGTTATTTTAAAAAATGTCGTCAAAAAATTAATTAATCGAATCAAATAA
- a CDS encoding TetR/AcrR family transcriptional regulator: MNVRDQQAENTKSAILKVAAEMFLSQGYQATSTRKIAQELNITQPNMYHYYKNKKVLYIKALEHVVSGFSDSLLEEYKENQDLPFEELLLKISQFMIGNFKINYFIMRNDIETFFTPEERKEIMQNWDGGYYKVLFNVFQSHKEELRSDLAIPVQVGTFLTMLLPYIEYNDAKRKRNIANLKTVINIFINGITKK; this comes from the coding sequence ATGAACGTACGGGATCAACAAGCCGAAAACACTAAGAGTGCGATTTTAAAAGTTGCTGCAGAAATGTTTCTTTCACAAGGTTATCAAGCTACTTCAACACGCAAGATTGCTCAGGAATTAAACATCACACAACCTAATATGTATCACTATTACAAGAATAAAAAAGTTCTTTATATCAAAGCACTCGAGCATGTTGTCAGTGGTTTTAGCGATAGTTTGCTAGAAGAATATAAAGAGAATCAAGATTTGCCTTTCGAAGAGTTACTTTTAAAAATCTCACAATTTATGATTGGTAATTTCAAAATAAATTATTTCATTATGCGAAACGATATCGAAACCTTCTTTACCCCTGAAGAGCGTAAAGAAATCATGCAGAACTGGGACGGTGGATATTATAAAGTCTTATTCAACGTTTTCCAATCTCACAAAGAGGAACTACGTTCTGACCTAGCTATTCCAGTTCAAGTTGGAACTTTTTTAACAATGTTACTCCCTTACATTGAATATAACGATGCTAAAAGGAAGCGTAATATTGCTAATCTTAAAACGGTTATCAATATTTTCATCAATGGCATCACGAAAAAATAG
- the cydC gene encoding thiol reductant ABC exporter subunit CydC, producing the protein MNFFKTFKHDTWVKPYIKQYKGLLITALTLGLLTSFCAGALMFTSGYTIDKAATHPVNILLIYVPILLTRAFGIGRPVFKYVERLKSHNWVLRVTSDLRTRLYKTLESDASFFNEHHKTGDIMGLLSEDISHLQNLYLRTIFPAVIGYLLTIIGSLALGIFNPAFGFFVFLLLFIEVFLVPLFSVSIESARRAYQKEVKSDLYIQLTDNILGVDDWVISGRKDDFNNLTSENIHNLDQSKLKSKAFRRNRDFGLQLIFAALAICFLIFTNLTMTNGQEQANFVSAVVLAIFPLSDAIIPVSQGFEEWPLYKDSIQRLNTIQPVKNDLPTQVDLAPNDFESLTLNNVSFEYDTDSPILIKNFSQTIHKGEKLALLGPSGIGKTTILQLILGDLTPTAGEIKINDYDIAQIQEHRQKLFSVLNQKPFLFNTTLMNNVRLGNEGKSDIEVKQALERVGLKDLVESLPDKYNTLVGENGSRFSGGEQERIALARILLQDAPIVLLDEPTVGLDPITENDLLETFFSVLKDKTIIWVTHHLQGVNHVDKVVFMNSEEIEMQGAPKDLYQSNEHFKELYQMDQGL; encoded by the coding sequence ATGAATTTCTTCAAAACATTCAAGCATGATACTTGGGTCAAACCATATATCAAACAATATAAGGGCTTGTTGATCACTGCCTTGACACTAGGTTTATTAACATCATTTTGTGCTGGAGCTTTGATGTTTACTTCTGGTTATACAATTGATAAAGCCGCTACGCATCCAGTCAACATTCTCTTGATTTACGTTCCCATTCTTTTGACGAGAGCTTTTGGTATCGGTCGTCCAGTCTTCAAATACGTTGAACGACTAAAGAGTCACAACTGGGTTTTACGCGTTACATCTGACTTGAGAACTCGTTTGTACAAAACACTAGAAAGCGACGCCTCATTTTTCAATGAACATCACAAAACTGGGGATATCATGGGCTTGCTATCAGAAGATATCTCTCACCTACAAAACCTTTACTTAAGAACTATTTTTCCAGCCGTTATTGGCTATTTATTGACCATCATCGGCTCTCTTGCTTTAGGAATCTTCAATCCAGCCTTTGGATTCTTTGTCTTCTTATTGCTCTTCATTGAAGTCTTTTTAGTACCACTATTTTCAGTCTCCATTGAAAGTGCTCGTCGAGCCTATCAAAAAGAGGTCAAAAGTGATCTCTATATTCAATTGACCGATAATATTTTAGGTGTCGACGATTGGGTTATTTCTGGCCGTAAAGATGATTTTAATAATTTAACTTCAGAAAACATCCATAATCTCGACCAATCAAAATTAAAATCAAAAGCCTTCCGTCGCAATCGTGATTTTGGCTTACAATTAATTTTCGCCGCCTTGGCAATTTGCTTTTTGATTTTTACTAATTTAACTATGACTAATGGTCAAGAACAAGCTAACTTCGTTTCTGCGGTAGTTTTAGCCATCTTTCCACTTTCAGATGCCATCATCCCTGTTAGTCAAGGATTTGAAGAATGGCCACTTTATAAGGATTCAATTCAACGTTTAAACACTATTCAACCTGTAAAAAACGATTTACCTACACAAGTTGATTTAGCGCCAAACGATTTTGAGAGTTTAACTTTAAACAACGTATCTTTTGAATACGATACTGACTCACCAATTTTAATTAAGAATTTCTCGCAAACTATTCATAAAGGAGAAAAGTTAGCTTTATTGGGTCCTAGTGGTATTGGTAAAACAACTATTTTGCAATTGATTTTAGGAGATCTTACTCCGACTGCTGGAGAAATTAAAATCAACGATTATGATATTGCTCAAATTCAAGAACATCGTCAAAAACTCTTTTCCGTATTGAATCAAAAACCATTTCTTTTCAATACTACTTTGATGAACAATGTTAGATTGGGAAATGAAGGGAAATCTGACATTGAAGTCAAGCAAGCCTTAGAACGTGTTGGTTTAAAAGATCTAGTGGAATCATTGCCTGACAAATATAACACCTTAGTTGGTGAAAATGGCTCCAGATTCTCTGGTGGTGAACAAGAAAGAATTGCTTTAGCTAGAATCCTATTGCAAGATGCTCCCATCGTTTTACTAGATGAACCTACGGTTGGACTTGACCCTATCACAGAAAATGATTTATTAGAGACCTTCTTCTCCGTCTTGAAAGACAAAACTATCATTTGGGTAACTCATCACTTACAAGGAGTTAATCACGTTGACAAAGTAGTTTTCATGAACAGTGAAGAAATTGAAATGCAAGGTGCACCTAAAGACCTTTATCAATCAAATGAACATTTCAAGGAGCTCTATCAAATGGATCAAGGATTATAA
- the cydD gene encoding thiol reductant ABC exporter subunit CydD — translation MIDKRLFRLPGTKKLLLMLAGLTLLQAFVVLFQGKYLAEALVNSWEQKPLQAIINPMLLFAASFVLRHLFNLINTKIVEKFASKTSEDIRGRLLDKVYNAGPEMISEEGTGNLVTSSLDGIDLVENYFKLIFTKLMNMSIIPPVLLIYIYTQNIASGITLTIIVPLVILFMIILGLAAQAKADAQYKQYTILSNHFLDALRGLPTLKMLGLSKRYAKNIYTVSDEYRRRTMNTLRIAILSTFALDWLTTLGIAILAVFLGLGLINNSFPLFPALVTLILAPEYFLPLRDFSNDYHATLNGKNALNSIFEILERPDTKEANQLKDFTWDKDSAVTINNLQFTYQGVGDDAVSLDINDLKLQGYQKIGVIGKSGSGKTTLIRTIGGFLVPDKADIQINQQKVPNFKQENWQKKLTFLPQSPYLFAGSIAENIAFYRPKASLEEIKIAAKQAGLQDFIDTLTDGYQTKIGEGGRGISGGQQQRIMLARAFLADDRHVLIFDEPTAHLDIETEYALKKPMEKLFQNHLVIFATHRLHWIKEMDYVIVMDNGTIVEQGTPEQLQNHNGAFTKLIKNMRGDQL, via the coding sequence ATGATAGATAAGCGTTTATTTCGCTTACCTGGAACAAAAAAACTTCTTCTAATGCTTGCAGGATTAACTCTCTTGCAAGCATTTGTTGTTTTATTCCAAGGTAAGTATTTAGCAGAAGCACTCGTAAATTCGTGGGAACAAAAACCACTGCAAGCCATCATCAATCCGATGCTTTTATTTGCAGCTTCTTTTGTCTTACGACATTTATTCAATCTAATTAATACTAAAATCGTCGAAAAATTTGCCAGTAAAACGTCTGAAGATATTCGTGGACGTTTATTAGACAAAGTCTACAATGCTGGTCCTGAGATGATTTCTGAAGAAGGAACCGGTAATTTGGTCACTTCTTCTCTAGACGGCATCGACTTAGTCGAAAACTATTTCAAATTGATTTTCACTAAATTGATGAACATGTCGATTATTCCACCAGTGTTATTGATTTACATTTACACACAAAATATCGCTTCTGGAATAACTTTGACCATTATTGTGCCACTAGTTATTTTATTTATGATCATCTTAGGTCTTGCTGCTCAAGCTAAGGCGGATGCCCAATACAAGCAATATACGATTCTTTCTAATCACTTCTTAGATGCCTTACGTGGCCTACCAACATTAAAAATGTTAGGTCTAAGTAAGCGCTATGCTAAAAATATCTATACCGTCAGTGATGAGTATCGTAGAAGAACAATGAATACGCTCAGAATTGCCATCTTATCGACTTTTGCACTCGATTGGCTAACCACATTAGGAATCGCAATTTTGGCCGTCTTCCTAGGTTTAGGGCTCATTAACAACAGTTTTCCACTCTTCCCTGCCTTAGTTACTTTAATTTTGGCTCCAGAGTACTTTTTACCTTTGAGAGATTTCTCTAACGACTATCACGCTACCTTAAATGGTAAGAATGCTTTGAATTCCATTTTTGAAATTTTAGAACGTCCAGACACTAAAGAAGCCAATCAACTAAAGGATTTCACTTGGGATAAAGACTCCGCCGTTACGATCAATAACTTACAATTTACTTATCAAGGCGTCGGTGATGATGCAGTCAGTCTCGATATCAATGACTTAAAATTGCAAGGCTATCAAAAAATCGGTGTTATCGGTAAATCTGGTTCTGGTAAAACAACCCTGATTAGAACAATTGGTGGCTTCCTAGTTCCTGATAAGGCCGATATTCAAATCAATCAACAAAAAGTCCCTAACTTTAAACAGGAAAATTGGCAAAAGAAACTTACTTTCTTACCACAGTCACCTTATTTATTTGCTGGTTCGATTGCTGAAAACATCGCCTTTTATCGTCCTAAAGCCTCATTAGAGGAAATTAAAATTGCTGCCAAACAAGCTGGCTTACAAGATTTCATCGATACTTTAACTGACGGATATCAAACAAAAATCGGTGAAGGTGGTCGTGGAATCTCTGGTGGTCAGCAACAGCGTATCATGTTAGCTCGGGCTTTCTTAGCTGATGACCGTCACGTCTTGATTTTTGATGAACCAACAGCTCATCTGGATATCGAAACTGAGTACGCTTTGAAGAAACCAATGGAAAAACTATTTCAAAATCATTTAGTTATCTTCGCGACCCATAGATTGCACTGGATCAAAGAAATGGATTATGTCATCGTTATGGATAATGGCACTATTGTTGAACAAGGTACGCCTGAACAGCTTCAAAACCATAACGGTGCTTTCACAAAATTAATCAAGAATATGCGGGGTGATCAACTATGA
- a CDS encoding glycosyltransferase family 2 protein — protein MKTISVIVPCFNEQETINIYYDAMTKLKEQTNKFKLEYWFIDDGSKDRTYSILKDLQKAHSDEVHFISFSRNFGKESALYAGLNEVTGDYIAVMDVDLQDPPEMLPEMFDLLEDGEYDCVGTARMDREGENKIISFFSDGFYKVINKMSQTKIIPGARDYRLMTRQMVEAIKSMTEYNRFSKGIFSWVGFKTKYLPYKNRERSAGSTSWNFWKLFKYAITGIVDFSEGPLMFATWMGTFFSIVSVIGIIAVFIRKLIYPLSSVGGWASMVSIILFIGGIQLLSIGILGEYIGKIFLEVKKRPIYIVKDKK, from the coding sequence ATGAAAACTATATCTGTTATCGTTCCGTGTTTTAACGAACAAGAAACCATTAATATTTATTATGACGCCATGACCAAGCTCAAGGAACAAACTAATAAATTCAAGCTGGAATATTGGTTTATCGATGATGGATCAAAGGATCGAACTTACTCAATCTTAAAAGATTTACAAAAAGCCCATAGCGACGAGGTTCACTTCATTTCCTTCTCACGTAACTTCGGTAAAGAATCAGCTTTATATGCTGGATTAAACGAAGTAACTGGTGATTATATCGCCGTTATGGATGTCGATCTTCAAGACCCACCAGAAATGTTGCCCGAAATGTTTGATTTACTAGAAGATGGTGAATATGACTGTGTCGGAACAGCTAGAATGGACCGCGAAGGTGAAAATAAGATAATTTCTTTCTTCTCTGATGGCTTTTACAAGGTTATCAATAAAATGTCCCAAACAAAAATCATCCCTGGAGCTAGAGACTATCGTTTGATGACTCGTCAAATGGTCGAAGCTATCAAGTCAATGACTGAATACAACCGTTTCTCCAAGGGTATCTTTAGTTGGGTCGGCTTCAAGACTAAATACTTACCTTACAAAAATCGTGAACGTTCAGCTGGTTCAACTTCTTGGAACTTCTGGAAATTATTCAAATACGCTATCACTGGTATCGTTGATTTCTCTGAAGGACCTTTGATGTTTGCCACTTGGATGGGAACCTTCTTCTCAATCGTTTCAGTTATCGGCATCATTGCAGTCTTTATTCGGAAATTAATCTATCCACTAAGTAGCGTTGGTGGCTGGGCCTCAATGGTCTCAATTATTTTATTCATTGGTGGAATTCAACTTCTCAGTATCGGTATTTTAGGTGAATATATCGGCAAAATTTTCTTGGAAGTTAAAAAGCGCCCTATCTATATCGTTAAAGATAAAAAATAA
- a CDS encoding ISL3 family transposase translates to MVSQDNSILCALDIKDNNIKNVSVKDSKIKKHGVIKHIKVVNAELSYSLHRCPQCGMNTLVKNGKRTTNARLASFNGIEYHLVLRKQRFLCRNCGSTCGAHSDLLIKNHTMTKQIKNRIFSMAKESFTLSSIAKVIGISANTVSRILYSNTKIPNRCAHLPENLCFDEFRSVKNIFTFIAIDADTHRLVELIHDRLSKTITEHFINNYSLSERQAVKTVSIDLNANYQLVVHRIFPNARIVVDRFHIVQLCSRALDQVRINSLKKLPDKKSRIYKAMKSDWRLYHLPEEDVDDTHIKFIVGINEFTTIQNVIDIATDEIPIFKEAYGTYQSIQRSIRYHDINLLQETTSGYKRNGTAMDTAITTLRKNINYVKNSCLLPYSNGPLEGTIGKIKKLKRNSYGFRNLEHFIKRIRLICA, encoded by the coding sequence ATGGTGTCCCAAGACAATTCTATACTATGTGCGCTAGACATAAAAGACAATAATATAAAAAATGTTTCAGTAAAAGATTCCAAAATAAAAAAACATGGTGTTATAAAACACATCAAAGTGGTGAATGCTGAACTATCTTATTCTTTACATAGGTGCCCTCAATGTGGAATGAATACACTAGTTAAAAATGGTAAAAGAACCACTAATGCAAGATTAGCTAGCTTTAATGGTATCGAGTACCACCTAGTACTAAGAAAGCAACGATTCCTGTGTAGGAACTGTGGAAGCACCTGCGGTGCCCACAGTGATCTATTGATAAAAAATCATACTATGACCAAACAGATTAAGAATAGAATCTTTTCCATGGCTAAAGAATCATTTACTCTGTCATCAATAGCTAAAGTCATCGGTATTTCAGCCAATACTGTAAGTAGGATTTTATATAGTAATACCAAAATTCCTAATAGATGTGCGCATTTGCCAGAAAATCTTTGTTTTGATGAGTTTAGATCCGTAAAAAATATTTTTACATTTATCGCCATCGATGCGGATACGCATCGGTTGGTCGAATTGATACATGACAGACTGTCTAAAACAATAACTGAACACTTTATAAATAATTACAGCTTATCGGAACGACAAGCCGTAAAAACCGTATCAATCGACTTAAATGCCAACTATCAATTAGTCGTTCATCGTATATTCCCCAATGCTCGCATTGTCGTAGATAGATTTCATATAGTTCAACTTTGTAGTAGAGCCTTGGATCAAGTACGTATCAATTCTTTAAAAAAATTGCCTGATAAAAAATCTCGTATATATAAAGCGATGAAATCTGATTGGCGTCTATATCATCTTCCAGAGGAAGATGTAGACGATACTCATATAAAATTTATTGTCGGCATAAATGAATTTACGACTATTCAAAATGTCATCGATATAGCTACTGATGAAATACCAATTTTCAAGGAAGCTTATGGTACTTATCAGAGTATTCAAAGATCAATAAGATATCATGACATAAATCTACTTCAAGAAACTACTTCTGGATATAAAAGAAATGGGACTGCAATGGATACAGCCATTACAACGTTACGAAAAAACATAAATTATGTGAAAAATAGTTGCTTATTGCCATATTCCAATGGTCCTCTAGAGGGCACCATTGGAAAGATAAAGAAACTAAAAAGAAATTCTTATGGCTTTAGAAATCTTGAACACTTTATTAAAAGAATAAGACTGATTTGTGCATAG
- a CDS encoding acetate/propionate family kinase gives MKIMAINAGSSTLKWKLFEMPEKITIASGMIDRLGSPKAIFKLKYNGKKVEEEKAIESNDVAVLAVLDALKDMDIIQRYEDIVAFGHRVVAGGEEFKKSAIVTDENLQKIIDLSEYAPLHNKIEAYYIDVFKKLVPRAIQVAVFDTSFFVDIPAMNYLYSIDMDDYKKYHARRYGAHGTSHRYIAQRLDKIVDGGIQDKNAIILHLGSGASISAIKHGKAFDISMGFTPLAGIMMSSRSGDIDFSILPYLMRKLGLTDINDMIDILNHKSGLLGISGISPDMRDIEANEDTNQRAKLALEMYRNRILKFVGSYIAEMGGVDVIAFTAGVGENSSEVREDIMSGLEFMGLKIDDENNHVRGKEIKITTDDSKIAAYTIPTNEELMIAQDTYDFAKLLDGFKA, from the coding sequence ATGAAGATTATGGCTATAAATGCAGGTAGTTCAACTTTGAAGTGGAAACTTTTTGAAATGCCTGAAAAAATAACAATTGCTTCAGGTATGATTGACCGTCTGGGCAGTCCTAAAGCTATCTTTAAATTGAAGTATAACGGTAAAAAAGTTGAAGAAGAAAAAGCTATCGAATCTAATGATGTCGCCGTATTAGCAGTTCTTGATGCTTTAAAAGATATGGATATTATCCAAAGATACGAAGATATTGTAGCCTTTGGTCATCGTGTGGTTGCTGGAGGGGAAGAATTTAAAAAGTCAGCCATCGTGACCGATGAAAACTTGCAAAAGATTATAGATTTGTCAGAATATGCTCCATTACACAACAAAATAGAAGCTTATTACATTGATGTTTTTAAGAAATTGGTTCCTAGGGCAATTCAAGTAGCTGTTTTTGATACCTCATTCTTCGTTGATATTCCTGCAATGAATTATCTTTACAGTATCGATATGGATGACTATAAGAAGTATCATGCCCGTCGTTATGGTGCTCATGGAACTAGTCACCGTTATATCGCTCAACGTTTGGATAAAATTGTCGATGGTGGTATTCAGGATAAAAATGCTATCATCCTCCATCTAGGTAGTGGTGCTTCTATTAGTGCTATCAAACATGGTAAAGCTTTTGATATTTCGATGGGCTTTACACCACTGGCTGGTATCATGATGAGTTCTAGAAGTGGTGACATTGATTTCTCAATTTTGCCATACTTGATGAGAAAACTAGGTTTGACTGACATCAATGATATGATCGATATCTTGAATCACAAGTCAGGTTTGCTTGGTATCTCTGGTATTTCACCAGATATGCGTGATATTGAAGCTAATGAAGATACTAATCAACGTGCTAAATTAGCTTTGGAAATGTATCGTAATCGAATTTTGAAGTTTGTCGGTTCTTATATTGCTGAAATGGGTGGAGTAGACGTGATAGCCTTTACCGCTGGAGTCGGTGAAAATTCTAGTGAAGTTCGTGAAGATATTATGAGTGGTTTAGAATTTATGGGCTTGAAGATCGATGATGAGAACAATCATGTTAGAGGTAAAGAAATCAAAATCACCACTGATGATTCCAAGATTGCTGCTTATACGATCCCAACAAATGAAGAATTAATGATTGCACAAGATACATATGACTTTGCTAAATTGTTGGATGGATTTAAAGCTTAA
- a CDS encoding cation:proton antiporter, producing MEFLTLLALMLFLTLVVSHIFNKINIPAVVGQLILGVILGKGVLNIVKPTHEVELFADIGVILLMFLAGLESDLKLLRKHLLPSINVAIFGVILPVALTLATALIFGINLKESIFMSVVFAATSVSISVEVLKSLNYLSSTSGTVILGAAVADDILAISILSVMSGTLTGDFSAKKILTLLGLWLVFAILVIVFYKWIIPDLMKLSEYLEATHAPTIFALVICFVMAYLADKVQLDSVLGAFIAGIAVSNAKDYNPKVNQNIEMIGYAVFIPIFFISIGLNLEFDNFLRDFWLIVIFTVTGIIGKLFGAGFGAKISGFDLKDSYVIGSGMISRGEMALIVAQVGYSVHLLSEEYYSTVIISVILITIIAPFFLKHSISKNPL from the coding sequence ATGGAATTTTTAACCCTTTTAGCTTTAATGCTTTTTCTAACACTAGTTGTTAGTCATATCTTTAATAAAATCAATATCCCAGCAGTCGTCGGACAGCTTATTCTAGGAGTTATCTTGGGAAAAGGTGTCCTTAATATTGTCAAACCGACGCACGAAGTAGAATTATTCGCTGACATCGGAGTTATTTTGCTGATGTTTTTAGCTGGTCTTGAGAGTGATTTGAAACTACTCAGAAAGCACTTGTTACCTAGTATCAACGTTGCTATCTTTGGTGTCATCTTACCAGTCGCTTTAACTCTAGCTACCGCCTTGATTTTTGGCATCAACCTCAAAGAAAGTATCTTCATGTCAGTTGTCTTCGCCGCCACTTCCGTTTCCATTTCGGTTGAAGTTTTGAAGAGTTTGAACTATCTTTCCAGTACTTCCGGAACGGTTATCTTAGGTGCTGCAGTCGCTGATGATATTTTGGCTATCTCTATTTTGAGTGTTATGTCAGGAACTTTAACTGGCGATTTCTCAGCCAAAAAAATCCTAACATTATTAGGACTTTGGTTAGTCTTTGCTATTCTTGTCATCGTCTTTTATAAATGGATCATCCCAGATTTAATGAAATTATCTGAATATTTAGAAGCAACTCATGCTCCGACTATTTTTGCTTTGGTAATTTGTTTCGTCATGGCTTATTTGGCTGACAAAGTACAATTAGATTCTGTTTTGGGAGCTTTCATTGCTGGTATCGCCGTTTCCAATGCCAAAGATTACAACCCTAAAGTCAATCAGAATATTGAAATGATTGGTTATGCCGTCTTTATTCCAATTTTCTTTATTAGTATTGGACTTAATCTTGAATTTGATAACTTCTTACGTGATTTTTGGTTGATTGTTATTTTTACCGTTACTGGTATTATCGGAAAATTATTCGGTGCTGGTTTCGGTGCCAAAATTTCTGGATTTGATTTGAAAGACTCTTACGTCATCGGTTCAGGAATGATTTCTCGTGGGGAAATGGCTTTGATCGTTGCCCAAGTTGGTTACAGCGTTCACTTATTATCCGAGGAATATTATTCTACTGTCATTATCAGTGTCATTTTGATCACTATCATAGCTCCATTCTTTTTGAAACACTCAATTAGTAAAAATCCTTTATAG